In Corvus moneduloides isolate bCorMon1 chromosome 3, bCorMon1.pri, whole genome shotgun sequence, one DNA window encodes the following:
- the SOCS5 gene encoding suppressor of cytokine signaling 5: MDKVGKMWNNFKYRCQNLFSHEGGSQNENIVVNSSNCSSGKEKAIQITDLAQQQPSSPLRENIALQLGLSPSKNSARRNQNCVTEIPQIVEISIEKENDSCVTTGARLARRDSYSRHAPWGGKKKHSCSTKTQSSLDTEKRFGRTRSGLQRRERRYGVSSVHDMDAVSSRTVGSRSLRQRLQDTVGLCFPMRTYSKQSKPLFSNKRKIHLSELMLEKCPFPAGSDLAQKWHLIKQHTAPVSPHSTFFDTFDPSLVSTEDEEDRLRERRRLSIEEGVDPPPNAQIHTFEATAQVNPLYKLGPKLAPGMTELTGDKTVTPPGGCDSEEDTTTLCLQSRRQKQRQMSGESHGHISRQGAWKVHTQIDYIHCLVPDLLQITGNPCYWGVMDRYEAEALLEGKPEGTFLLRDSAQEDYLFSVSFRRYNRSLHARIEQWNHNFSFDAHDPCVFHSSTVTGLLEHYKDPSSCMFFEPLLTVSLNRTFPFSLQYICRAVICRCTTYDGIDDLPLPSMLQDFLKEYHYKQKVRVRWLEREPIKTK; this comes from the coding sequence ATGGATAAAGTGGGAAAGATGTGGAACAATTTCAAATACAGGTGCCAGAATCTCTTTAGTCATGAGGGTGGAAGCCAAAATGAGAATATAGTTGTGAACTCCAGTAATTGCTCATCTGGTAAAGAGAAAGCTATCCAGATAACTGACTTGGCTCAGCAACAACCCAGCAGCCCTTTGAGAGAAAACATTGCTTTGCAATTAGGCTTAAGTCCTTCAAAGAATTCGGCAAGGCGGAACCAAAACTGTGTCACAGAAATTCCTCAGATTGTTGAAATAAGCATTGAGAAAGAGAATGATTCGTGTGTCACCACAGGAGCCAGGCTTGCTCGAAGGGACTCTTATTCTCGGCATGCTCCTTGGGGTGGGAAGAAGAAGCATTCCTGCTCTACCAAAACACAGAGCTCCTTGGATACTGAAAAAAGATTTGGTAGAACACGAAGTGGTttgcagaggagggagagaaggtaTGGGGTGAGCTCAGTCCATGACATGGATGCGGTATCCAGCAGGACCGTAGGCAGCCGTTCTCTGCGACAGCGTCTCCAAGATACTGTTGGGCTGTGCTTTCCCATGAGAACTTACAGCAAACAGTCCAAACCTCTATTTTCTAACAAAAGAAAGATCCATCTCTCTGAACTAATGCTTGAGAAAtgccctttccctgcaggctcAGATCTGGCTCAGAAGTGGCATCTGATTAAACAACACACGGCGCCTGTGAGCCCTCATTCAACTTTCTTTGACACGTTTGATCCTTCCTTGGTTTCcacagaagatgaagaagacaggctgagagagagACGTAGGCTTAGTATTGAAGAAGGGGTTGACCCCCCTCCCAATGCCCAAATACACACTTTTGAAGCTACAGCACAGGTAAATCCATTGTATAAACTGGGACCAAAGTTAGCCCCTGGTATGACTGAGCTGACTGGGGACAAAACCGTAACACCTCCAGGGGGCTGCGACTCCGAAGAGGACACAACAACGCTTTGCCTGCAGTCACGCCGGCAGAAGCAGCGTCAGATGTCGGGAGAGAGCCACGGCCATATCAGCAGGCAGGGGGCTTGGAAAGTGCATACTCAGATCGATTACATCCACTGCCTCGTGCCAGACTTGCTCCAGATCACAGGGAACCCGTGCTACTGGGGCGTCATGGACCGCTACGAAGCAGAAGCACTTCTGGAGGGTAAGCCCGAAGGCACTTTTTTGCTCAGGGATTCTGCGCAGGAGGACTACCTCTTCTCAGTGAGCTTCCGCCGCTACAACCGCTCGCTGCACGCACGCATTGAGCAGTGGAACCACAACTTCAGCTTTGATGCCCATGACCCCTGTGTGTTTCACTCCTCCACCGTTACAGGGCTCCTGGAACACTACAAAGACCCCAGCTCTTGCATGTTCTTTGAACCATTGCTTACTGTATCTCTGAACAGGACCTTCCCCTTTAGTCTGCAGTATATCTGCCGGGCAGTAATCTGCAGGTGCACTACGTATGATGGAATTGATGACCTTCCTCTACCCTCCATGTTGCAAGACTTTCTAAAGGAGTATCACTATAAACAAAAAGTCAGGGTGCGATGGCTGGAGCGGGAACCTattaaaacaaagtaa